In a genomic window of Paracoccaceae bacterium:
- a CDS encoding D-lyxose/D-mannose family sugar isomerase: protein MNRSDVNEILKAGDAFIRGFGHILPPFAYWTPEKMRAGAAEDMRARGLGWDITDYGEGRFDEMGLFLFTTRNGRVEDLDAGRGMLYAEKIMITREKQLSPMHRHNIKAEDIINRGGGDLIIELFAPKLDGTIDPDAKVTVPCDGIERTFEAGAHLKLAPGESVTLMPGIWHAFWAEKGDCLIGEVSTVNDDRTDNVFSMPIGRFSDITEDEAPVHLLVSDY, encoded by the coding sequence ATGAACCGGTCGGACGTCAATGAGATCCTCAAAGCGGGTGATGCTTTTATCCGTGGCTTTGGCCATATCCTGCCGCCTTTTGCCTATTGGACGCCCGAAAAAATGCGCGCTGGAGCTGCCGAAGACATGCGGGCACGTGGATTGGGCTGGGACATCACCGATTACGGTGAAGGCCGCTTTGATGAGATGGGCCTTTTTCTGTTCACCACGCGCAACGGCAGGGTTGAGGATTTGGATGCGGGGCGCGGTATGCTTTATGCCGAAAAGATCATGATCACACGAGAGAAACAACTCTCCCCGATGCATCGACATAACATAAAGGCCGAGGACATCATCAATCGCGGTGGCGGTGATCTGATCATTGAACTGTTTGCGCCAAAACTGGACGGCACCATTGATCCGGATGCCAAGGTCACAGTGCCCTGTGATGGCATAGAGCGCACTTTTGAGGCTGGCGCGCATCTGAAGCTGGCACCGGGTGAAAGCGTTACGCTGATGCCGGGTATCTGGCATGCGTTTTGGGCGGAAAAAGGCGACTGTCTGATTGGCGAGGTTTCCACGGTAAACGACGATCGCACCGACAATGTCTTTTCCATGCCCATTGGGCGGTTTTCCGACATTACCGAGGATGAAGCGCCGGTGCATTTGCTGGTGTCGGACTACTAA